In Modestobacter versicolor, a single genomic region encodes these proteins:
- a CDS encoding DEAD/DEAH box helicase has protein sequence MTLSPAGTHTTPADSPAAALPSPDVRSLIGDPSDLTELQSRAGDPDALFTHFAEWAEAAGTVLYPAQEEALIELVSGANVVLATPTGSGKSLVATGAQYAALAGDRVSFYTAPIKALVSEKFFALCGVFGAENVGMLTGDASVNADAPIIACTAEVLANIALREGPDADIGLVVMDEFHFYGDPDRGWAWQVPLIELPKAQFLLMSATLGDVTALREDLTRRTGRPTALVAHAERPVPLHHYYATTPMHETIDELLSTKQAPVYVVHFTQASALERAQALMSVNVSTKEEKQAIADQIGGFRFSSAFGTTLSRLVRHGIGVHHAGMLPKYRRLVEQLAQAGLLKVICGTDTLGVGINVPIRTVVFSALSKYDGTRTRLLNAREFHQIAGRAGRAGYDTAGTVVVQAPEHEVENLKQFAKVADDPKKRRKLVRRKAPEGMVPWSEATQQRLIAADPEPLSSHFRVFTGMLLNVLARPGDPVAAMRELLTDNHEPRKRQLRHIREAIGIARSLITAGVIERLDEPEPDGRRFRLTVDLPPDFQLNQPLSTFALAAIGLLDAESDTYALDVVSVIEATLDDPRQILAAQLNKAKGAAVAQMKAEGIEYDERMELLEEITYPKPLEELLGHAFEIYVAGNPWAADAQLSPKSVVRDMWEQAMTFRELVNTYQLTRSEGAVLRYLSDAFKALRSGVPADARTEEVTDLVEWLGELVRQVDSSLLDEWEQLTSPDQPLDAPVAVPARPRPLTGNERAFTAMVRNALFRRVELFALRRWYDLGQLDQGSGWDADRWGEVVQAYFAEHGELNTGGDARGPALLIVDKSEPRVWRVRQILDDPAGDHDWGFDVEVDLDASDEEGVVVMQLVAAGRKD, from the coding sequence ATGACGCTCTCCCCCGCCGGCACCCACACGACCCCGGCCGACTCCCCCGCTGCCGCGCTGCCCTCCCCCGACGTGCGGTCGCTGATCGGCGACCCGTCCGACCTCACCGAGCTGCAGTCGCGCGCCGGTGACCCCGACGCGCTGTTCACCCACTTCGCGGAGTGGGCCGAGGCCGCCGGCACGGTGCTCTACCCGGCGCAGGAGGAGGCGCTGATCGAGCTGGTCAGCGGCGCGAACGTCGTCCTGGCCACCCCGACCGGCTCGGGCAAGTCGCTGGTCGCCACCGGCGCGCAGTACGCCGCGCTCGCCGGAGACCGGGTCAGCTTCTACACCGCGCCGATCAAGGCGCTGGTGAGCGAGAAGTTCTTCGCGCTGTGCGGGGTGTTCGGCGCGGAGAACGTCGGGATGCTGACCGGCGACGCCAGCGTCAACGCCGACGCACCGATCATCGCCTGCACCGCGGAGGTGCTGGCCAACATCGCGCTGCGCGAGGGTCCGGACGCCGACATCGGGCTGGTCGTGATGGACGAGTTCCACTTCTACGGCGACCCGGACCGCGGCTGGGCCTGGCAGGTGCCGCTCATCGAGCTGCCCAAGGCCCAGTTCCTGCTGATGTCGGCCACCCTCGGCGACGTCACCGCGCTGCGGGAGGACCTCACCCGGCGCACCGGGCGGCCCACGGCGCTGGTGGCCCACGCCGAGCGCCCGGTGCCGCTGCACCACTACTACGCGACGACGCCGATGCACGAGACGATCGACGAGCTGCTGTCGACCAAGCAGGCGCCGGTCTACGTCGTCCACTTCACCCAGGCCTCGGCGCTGGAGCGGGCCCAGGCGCTGATGAGCGTCAACGTGTCGACCAAGGAGGAGAAGCAGGCGATCGCCGACCAGATCGGCGGCTTCCGGTTCTCCTCCGCCTTCGGGACGACCCTGTCCCGGCTGGTGCGGCACGGCATCGGCGTGCACCACGCCGGGATGCTGCCCAAGTACCGGCGGCTGGTCGAGCAGCTGGCGCAGGCCGGGCTGCTCAAGGTCATCTGCGGCACCGACACCCTGGGCGTGGGCATCAACGTGCCGATCCGCACGGTCGTGTTCTCCGCGCTGAGCAAGTACGACGGCACCCGCACCCGGCTGCTCAACGCCCGTGAGTTCCACCAGATCGCCGGGCGGGCCGGCCGGGCGGGCTACGACACCGCGGGCACCGTCGTCGTCCAGGCCCCCGAGCACGAGGTCGAGAACCTCAAGCAGTTCGCCAAGGTCGCCGACGACCCGAAGAAGCGCCGCAAGCTGGTCCGCCGCAAGGCGCCCGAGGGCATGGTGCCCTGGAGCGAGGCGACCCAGCAGCGGCTCATCGCCGCCGACCCCGAGCCGCTGAGCAGCCACTTCCGGGTCTTCACCGGGATGCTGCTGAACGTGCTGGCCCGGCCCGGCGACCCGGTCGCGGCGATGCGCGAGCTGCTCACCGACAACCACGAGCCGCGCAAGCGGCAGCTGCGGCACATCCGCGAGGCGATCGGCATCGCCCGGTCGCTGATCACCGCCGGGGTCATCGAGCGGCTCGACGAGCCCGAGCCCGACGGACGGCGCTTCCGGCTGACCGTCGACCTCCCGCCGGACTTCCAGCTCAACCAGCCGCTGTCGACCTTCGCGCTGGCCGCGATCGGGCTGCTGGACGCCGAGAGCGACACCTACGCCCTGGACGTCGTCTCGGTGATCGAGGCGACCCTCGACGACCCCCGGCAGATCCTGGCCGCCCAGCTGAACAAGGCCAAGGGCGCGGCGGTGGCGCAGATGAAGGCCGAGGGCATCGAGTACGACGAGCGGATGGAGCTGCTCGAGGAGATCACCTACCCCAAGCCGCTGGAGGAGCTGCTCGGGCACGCCTTCGAGATCTACGTGGCCGGCAACCCGTGGGCGGCCGACGCGCAGCTGTCACCGAAGTCCGTGGTGCGGGACATGTGGGAGCAGGCGATGACCTTCCGGGAGCTGGTGAACACCTACCAGCTCACCCGCTCCGAGGGCGCGGTGCTGCGCTACCTGTCCGACGCGTTCAAGGCGCTGCGCTCGGGGGTGCCGGCCGACGCCCGCACCGAGGAGGTCACCGACCTGGTCGAGTGGCTCGGCGAGCTGGTCCGGCAGGTCGACTCCTCGCTGCTGGACGAGTGGGAGCAGCTGACCAGCCCGGACCAGCCGCTGGACGCCCCGGTCGCCGTCCCGGCCCGGCCGCGGCCGCTGACCGGCAACGAGCGGGCGTTCACCGCGATGGTGCGCAACGCGCTGTTCCGCCGGGTCGAGCTGTTCGCGCTGCGCCGCTGGTACGACCTGGGCCAGCTCGACCAGGGTTCGGGCTGGGACGCCGACCGCTGGGGCGAGGTCGTGCAGGCGTACTTCGCCGAGCACGGCGAGCTGAACACCGGCGGCGACGCCCGGGGGCCGGCGCTGCTCATCGTCGACAAGTCGGAGCCGCGGGTCTGGCGGGTGCGGCAGATCCTCGACGACCCGGCCGGCGACCACGACTGGGGCTTCGACGTCGAGGTCGACCTGGACGCCTCGGACGAGGAGGGCGTCGTCGTCATGCAGCTGGTGGCGGCCGGCCGCAAGGACTAG
- a CDS encoding SRPBCC family protein has product MPRPAPSYCFLTVWRVPGTIAEVRAVLSDSAALPRWWPAVYLDVVPVADGDPDGVGRTVEVFTKGWLPYTLRWTLRITETMTDAGFALAASGDLAGTGRWTFAQDGPEVVISYDWRVAATKPLLARLSWLLRPVFEANHRWAMARGEQSLALELRRRRDPAAVVPPPPGPTFRR; this is encoded by the coding sequence GTGCCCCGCCCCGCGCCGTCCTACTGCTTCCTGACCGTCTGGCGGGTGCCGGGCACGATCGCCGAGGTCCGCGCGGTGCTCAGCGACAGCGCGGCGCTGCCGCGGTGGTGGCCGGCGGTGTACCTCGACGTCGTACCGGTCGCGGACGGCGACCCGGACGGCGTGGGCCGCACGGTCGAGGTGTTCACCAAGGGCTGGCTGCCGTACACGCTGCGCTGGACGCTGCGGATCACCGAGACGATGACCGACGCCGGCTTCGCGCTCGCCGCGAGCGGTGACCTGGCCGGCACCGGGCGCTGGACCTTCGCCCAGGACGGGCCGGAGGTGGTGATCAGCTACGACTGGCGGGTCGCGGCGACCAAGCCGCTGCTGGCTCGGCTGAGCTGGCTGCTCCGCCCGGTGTTCGAGGCCAACCACCGCTGGGCGATGGCCCGCGGCGAGCAGAGCCTGGCGCTGGAGCTGCGCCGCCGCCGCGACCCGGCCGCCGTCGTCCCGCCCCCGCCGGGCCCCACCTTCCGCCGCTAG
- a CDS encoding GGDEF domain-containing protein, whose translation MPSPPATRPATRRSPFRRPTDLVERTRWLFGVCAVVSLVLTSSGAAAEAGTGRLTAIALSGAALIASWLHRYQARRGTVPLDLLDAVAVCVLALASPVPAVALGVTFSALWFRAVYGRTWEIWFYATAQCAGLVAALALWQVVPGHAAAAPAAPLLGALPIAPLLAVVARHLAAVLQEHQLAQAWDATLARLVTQLLGVTDVGQIRQRGWEAADQICRLTPGLVVVVVEDDGERLLVQGTVGPVQHLPATLDRAPVGTDLASAAASQRPGRITAPDELVASAGGVTSWVAIPLPDEPGRFLLLGGKVLHPEGVVLVQSLVNQVALAIRATSAHRELQVQARTDALTGLANRSTFSAALEAAALEAAAPAAADSPWVLFVDLDDFKLVNDRLGHAAGDELLRAVGARLAGAVREPGLCARLGGDEFAVLVHAADAAEAEALGRRLVEVASSPVRLGTGTARVGASVGAARVLPGTSWTTTLQQADLAMYAAKAAGKNRVVVADEGALASA comes from the coding sequence ATGCCCTCACCCCCGGCGACGCGGCCGGCCACCCGCCGGTCGCCCTTCCGCCGCCCCACCGACCTGGTCGAACGCACCCGGTGGCTGTTCGGCGTCTGCGCCGTGGTCTCCCTCGTCCTCACCTCCTCCGGAGCGGCGGCCGAGGCGGGCACCGGGCGGCTGACCGCCATCGCGCTGTCCGGCGCGGCGCTGATCGCCTCCTGGCTGCACCGCTACCAGGCCCGCCGCGGCACGGTCCCCCTCGACCTCCTCGACGCCGTGGCCGTGTGCGTCCTCGCCCTCGCCTCGCCGGTGCCGGCGGTCGCCCTGGGCGTCACCTTCTCCGCGCTGTGGTTCCGCGCCGTCTACGGCCGCACCTGGGAGATCTGGTTCTACGCCACCGCCCAGTGCGCCGGCCTGGTCGCCGCGCTCGCGCTGTGGCAGGTGGTGCCCGGTCACGCCGCCGCGGCCCCGGCAGCCCCGCTGCTCGGCGCCCTGCCGATCGCCCCGCTGCTCGCCGTCGTCGCGCGCCACCTCGCGGCGGTGCTGCAGGAGCACCAGCTCGCGCAGGCCTGGGACGCCACGCTCGCCCGGCTGGTCACCCAGCTGCTCGGTGTCACCGACGTCGGGCAGATCCGGCAGCGCGGCTGGGAGGCCGCCGACCAGATCTGCCGGCTCACCCCCGGGCTGGTCGTGGTCGTCGTCGAGGACGACGGCGAGCGGCTGCTCGTGCAGGGAACCGTCGGCCCGGTGCAGCACCTGCCCGCCACCCTGGACCGGGCACCGGTCGGCACGGACCTGGCCTCCGCCGCGGCGAGCCAGCGACCCGGGCGGATCACCGCCCCGGACGAGCTGGTGGCGTCGGCGGGCGGCGTGACCAGCTGGGTGGCGATCCCGCTGCCGGACGAGCCGGGCAGGTTCCTGCTGCTCGGGGGCAAGGTGCTGCACCCCGAGGGCGTGGTGCTGGTCCAGTCGTTGGTGAACCAGGTGGCGCTGGCCATCCGGGCGACCAGCGCGCACCGGGAGCTGCAGGTGCAGGCGCGCACCGACGCGCTCACCGGGCTGGCCAACCGCAGCACCTTCTCCGCCGCCCTCGAGGCCGCGGCCCTCGAGGCCGCCGCACCCGCGGCTGCCGACTCCCCGTGGGTGCTGTTCGTCGACCTCGACGACTTCAAGCTGGTCAACGACCGGCTCGGCCACGCCGCGGGCGACGAGCTGCTGCGCGCCGTGGGCGCCCGGCTGGCCGGCGCGGTGCGCGAGCCGGGGCTGTGCGCCCGGCTGGGCGGCGACGAGTTCGCCGTCCTGGTGCACGCCGCCGACGCGGCGGAGGCCGAGGCGCTGGGCCGGCGGCTGGTCGAGGTGGCCTCCTCGCCGGTGCGGCTGGGCACCGGGACCGCCCGGGTGGGCGCCAGCGTGGGAGCGGCGCGCGTGCTGCCCGGCACCTCGTGGACCACCACCCTGCAGCAGGCCGACCTGGCCATGTACGCGGCCAAGGCCGCGGGCAAGAACCGCGTCGTGGTGGCCGACGAGGGAGCGCTCGCCTCGGCCTGA
- a CDS encoding sulfite exporter TauE/SafE family protein — MTAWEMVAVALAGLAAGSINAVVGSGTLVTFPVLLAVGLPPVTATISNSLGLVPGNLTGAIGYRRELAGQRRLLLRLMPASVLGALTGSFLLLHLPASAFEAIVPGLVGLAVVLVAVQPLLQRRLAARRARAGDDGDTTVGGGRLAALFAGAYATGTYGGYFAASQGVLQIGIFGLLLREPLQRLNAIKNVLTLGVNAVAALAYVVVATDRIDWRAAGLVAGGSLVGGFVGSTLGRRLPAPVLRTAIVALGLVAIVVLLTR; from the coding sequence ATGACGGCGTGGGAGATGGTCGCGGTCGCCCTCGCCGGGCTCGCCGCCGGGTCGATCAACGCCGTCGTCGGCTCGGGCACCCTGGTCACCTTCCCGGTGCTGCTGGCCGTCGGGCTGCCCCCGGTGACCGCGACCATCTCCAACTCCCTGGGGCTCGTGCCGGGCAACCTGACCGGCGCCATCGGCTACCGCCGCGAGCTGGCCGGGCAGCGCCGGCTGCTGCTGCGGCTGATGCCCGCGTCGGTGCTCGGCGCGCTGACCGGGTCGTTCCTGCTGCTGCACCTGCCGGCCTCGGCGTTCGAGGCGATCGTGCCCGGGTTGGTCGGCCTGGCCGTCGTCCTGGTCGCCGTCCAGCCGCTGCTGCAGCGCCGGCTGGCCGCCCGCCGGGCCCGGGCCGGCGATGACGGGGACACCACGGTCGGCGGCGGCCGGCTGGCCGCGCTCTTCGCCGGCGCCTACGCCACCGGCACCTACGGCGGCTACTTCGCCGCGAGCCAGGGCGTGCTGCAGATCGGCATCTTCGGGCTGCTGCTGCGCGAGCCGCTGCAGCGGCTCAACGCGATCAAGAACGTGCTCACCCTCGGCGTCAACGCCGTCGCCGCGCTGGCCTACGTGGTGGTCGCGACCGACCGCATCGACTGGCGGGCCGCCGGGCTGGTGGCCGGGGGGTCGCTGGTGGGCGGCTTCGTCGGCTCGACGCTGGGCCGGCGGCTGCCCGCCCCGGTGCTGCGGACGGCGATCGTGGCCCTCGGCCTGGTCGCGATCGTGGTGCTGCTGACCCGATGA
- a CDS encoding sulfite exporter TauE/SafE family protein: MSVLEFVLLVLAGVAAGLVGSVAGLASLFSYPALLATGIPPLTANVTNTVALAFSSIGSVSASRPELVGQRRRLVPLCVAGLLGGVTGAVLLLLTPSSSFERLVPFLIAGASAAILVQRPPRELAAEGAAHPQRDSRWLVVGTYLVSIYGGYFGAAAGVLMLAMLLLVTGEGVPRSNAAKNVVLGVANSVAALGYAFFADVDWLAALPLAIGFLVGGSLGPWVVRRAPQQLLRRLIAVAGLGLAVHLGLDAFG, from the coding sequence ATGAGCGTGCTGGAGTTCGTGCTGCTGGTGCTGGCCGGGGTGGCCGCCGGGCTGGTCGGCAGCGTCGCCGGGCTGGCCTCGCTGTTCAGCTACCCCGCGCTGCTGGCCACCGGCATCCCGCCGCTGACGGCCAACGTCACCAACACCGTCGCGCTCGCCTTCAGCAGCATCGGCTCGGTCAGCGCGTCCCGCCCGGAGCTGGTCGGGCAGCGCCGCCGGCTGGTGCCGCTGTGCGTCGCCGGGCTGCTGGGCGGCGTGACCGGCGCGGTCCTGCTGCTGCTCACCCCGTCGTCGTCGTTCGAGAGGCTCGTCCCGTTCCTCATCGCCGGGGCGTCGGCGGCGATCCTGGTGCAGCGGCCGCCGCGGGAGCTGGCGGCCGAGGGCGCCGCGCACCCGCAGCGCGACTCGCGGTGGCTGGTCGTCGGCACGTACCTGGTCTCGATCTACGGCGGCTACTTCGGCGCGGCCGCCGGCGTGCTGATGCTCGCCATGCTGCTGCTGGTCACCGGCGAGGGGGTGCCGCGCAGCAACGCGGCGAAGAACGTCGTCCTCGGGGTGGCGAACTCGGTGGCCGCCCTCGGCTACGCGTTCTTCGCCGACGTCGACTGGCTCGCTGCGCTGCCACTGGCGATCGGCTTCCTGGTCGGCGGCTCGCTCGGCCCATGGGTGGTGCGCCGGGCCCCGCAGCAGCTGCTCCGCCGGCTGATCGCCGTGGCCGGGCTGGGGCTGGCCGTGCACCTGGGCCTGGACGCCTTCGGGTGA
- a CDS encoding ArsR/SmtB family transcription factor → MAADALSRVFSALADPTRRDMVARLAVGDATVNELAAPYDVSLQAVSKHLKVLEDAGLVSRSREAQRRPVHLEAQVFDLMTKWIERYRREAEQRYRRLDDVLAAMPDDVSPTPPPKGSPS, encoded by the coding sequence GTGGCGGCAGATGCCCTGTCCCGGGTGTTCTCGGCGCTGGCCGACCCCACCCGGCGCGACATGGTGGCCCGGCTCGCCGTCGGCGACGCCACCGTGAACGAGCTCGCCGCGCCCTACGACGTGAGCCTGCAGGCGGTGTCCAAGCACCTCAAGGTGCTCGAGGACGCCGGCCTGGTCAGCCGCAGCCGGGAGGCCCAGCGCCGCCCGGTGCACCTGGAAGCGCAGGTCTTCGACCTGATGACGAAGTGGATCGAGCGCTACCGGCGCGAGGCCGAGCAGCGCTACCGCCGGCTCGACGACGTCCTGGCCGCGATGCCGGACGACGTCTCCCCCACCCCACCCCCGAAGGGCAGCCCGTCATGA
- a CDS encoding SRPBCC family protein: MTSTGTAETQIVADPDVPLVRITREFDAPREKVFRAHTDPELVVQWQGPNGMEARVEHFDCRTGGSYRYVHTQDGQEYGFHGCFHEVRPSELIVQTFTYEGFPDGVALERLVLEELPGNRTRLTATSLVDSFEGRDAFLASGMDTGVREGYQRLDALLAR; the protein is encoded by the coding sequence ATGACCAGCACCGGCACCGCCGAGACCCAGATCGTCGCCGACCCCGACGTCCCCCTGGTCCGGATCACCCGCGAGTTCGACGCCCCGCGCGAGAAGGTCTTCCGCGCCCACACCGACCCCGAGCTGGTCGTGCAGTGGCAGGGCCCGAACGGGATGGAGGCCCGGGTCGAGCACTTCGACTGCCGCACCGGCGGCTCGTACCGCTACGTGCACACCCAGGACGGCCAGGAGTACGGCTTCCACGGCTGCTTCCACGAGGTGCGGCCGTCGGAGCTGATCGTCCAGACGTTCACCTACGAGGGCTTCCCGGACGGCGTGGCGCTGGAGCGGCTGGTGCTGGAGGAGCTGCCCGGCAACCGCACCCGGCTCACCGCCACCTCGCTGGTCGACTCCTTCGAGGGCCGCGACGCCTTCCTGGCCAGCGGCATGGACACCGGCGTCCGCGAGGGCTACCAGCGCCTCGACGCGCTGCTGGCCCGGTGA
- a CDS encoding DoxX family protein, translating to MSTTAAPVRTGPRPQRVLGRVLRIGLAVVFLAAGLSKLAGAPELVDLFDDIGAGQWLRYLVGVCEVAGAVGLLVPRLTRPAALGLTALMVGATVVNVAVLQVSPLVTVVLALAAGTTAALSPGSRRR from the coding sequence GTGAGCACCACCGCCGCACCGGTCCGTACCGGGCCGCGGCCGCAGCGGGTGCTCGGCCGGGTGCTCCGGATCGGGCTGGCCGTGGTGTTCCTCGCGGCCGGGCTGTCCAAGCTCGCCGGTGCACCCGAGCTCGTCGACCTGTTCGACGACATCGGCGCCGGCCAGTGGCTGCGCTACCTGGTCGGGGTCTGCGAGGTCGCCGGCGCCGTGGGGCTGCTCGTCCCCCGGCTCACCCGACCCGCGGCGCTCGGGCTGACCGCCCTGATGGTCGGCGCCACGGTGGTGAACGTCGCGGTGCTGCAGGTCAGCCCGCTGGTGACGGTCGTGCTCGCGCTGGCCGCGGGCACGACCGCCGCGCTCAGCCCCGGGTCACGTAGGCGCTGA
- a CDS encoding alpha-amylase family protein, whose amino-acid sequence MRITDTADLWWKNAVVYCLDVETFMDWDGDGCGDFAGLAQRLDHLADLGVTCLWLMPFYPTAERDDGYDITDFYGVDPRLGTHGDLVEVIRTAKDRGMRVIVDLVVNHTSAKHPWFRSARSSKDSPYRDWYVWRADPPPDTSADVVFPDQEDSIWELEEKTGEWYLHKFYKEQPDLNVANPEVRDEIAKVMGFWLQLGLDGFRVDAVPFLLETSGIPEEEAERFPDPHQYLRALRQLLNRRAGAGVLLGEVNLPHDQQAEFFGGTDGDELTMQFDFIAMQAMYLSLARCDVTPLVDALTSRPAISPDAQWGMFVRNHDELTLDKLSEDERAEVFAAFGPEERMQVYGRGLTRRLPPMLSGDPRRVRMVYSLMFSLPGTPVLFYGEEIGMGESLAAEGRLAVRTPMQWTAGRNGGFSTAAPGKLPGPVVEGGFSPEFVNVADQRRDPDSLLSFMKLLIRRYRESPELGWGTFEVLGQPHPQVLAHLTSWDDGALVALHNLGSEPRTVPLVLPGCGATHRLEDLLQTGSTALADDGSVELALEGYGYRWLRVVAEDSRRLV is encoded by the coding sequence ATGCGGATCACCGACACCGCCGACCTGTGGTGGAAGAACGCCGTCGTCTACTGCCTGGACGTCGAGACGTTCATGGACTGGGACGGCGACGGGTGCGGCGACTTCGCCGGCCTCGCCCAGCGGCTGGACCACCTCGCCGACCTGGGCGTCACCTGCCTGTGGCTGATGCCCTTCTACCCGACCGCCGAGCGCGACGACGGCTACGACATCACCGACTTCTACGGCGTCGACCCGCGGCTGGGCACCCACGGCGACCTGGTCGAGGTCATCCGGACGGCGAAGGACCGCGGCATGCGGGTCATCGTCGACCTGGTGGTCAACCACACCTCGGCCAAGCACCCGTGGTTCCGGTCGGCCCGGTCGTCGAAGGACTCCCCGTACCGCGACTGGTACGTCTGGCGCGCCGACCCGCCGCCGGACACCTCCGCCGACGTCGTCTTCCCCGACCAGGAGGACAGCATCTGGGAGCTGGAGGAGAAGACGGGGGAGTGGTACCTGCACAAGTTCTACAAGGAGCAGCCCGACCTCAACGTCGCCAACCCCGAGGTCCGGGACGAGATCGCCAAGGTCATGGGGTTCTGGCTCCAGCTGGGCCTCGACGGCTTCCGGGTGGACGCCGTCCCGTTCCTGCTGGAGACCTCCGGCATCCCGGAGGAGGAGGCCGAGCGCTTCCCCGACCCGCACCAGTACCTGCGCGCGCTGCGCCAGCTGCTCAACCGCCGCGCCGGAGCCGGCGTGCTGCTCGGTGAGGTGAACCTGCCGCACGACCAGCAGGCGGAGTTCTTCGGCGGCACCGACGGCGACGAGCTGACCATGCAGTTCGACTTCATCGCGATGCAGGCGATGTACCTGTCGCTGGCCCGGTGCGACGTCACCCCGCTGGTCGACGCGCTGACCAGCCGGCCGGCCATCTCCCCGGACGCCCAGTGGGGGATGTTCGTGCGCAACCACGACGAGCTGACCCTGGACAAGCTCAGCGAGGACGAGCGCGCCGAGGTGTTCGCCGCGTTCGGCCCCGAGGAGCGGATGCAGGTCTACGGCCGCGGCCTCACCCGCCGGCTGCCGCCGATGCTGTCCGGCGACCCACGGCGGGTGCGGATGGTCTACAGCCTGATGTTCTCCCTGCCCGGCACCCCGGTGCTCTTCTACGGCGAGGAGATCGGCATGGGGGAGAGCCTGGCCGCCGAGGGGCGGCTGGCCGTGCGCACGCCGATGCAGTGGACGGCGGGGCGCAACGGTGGGTTCTCCACCGCCGCGCCGGGGAAGCTGCCCGGTCCGGTGGTCGAGGGCGGGTTCTCCCCGGAGTTCGTCAACGTCGCCGACCAGCGGCGCGACCCGGACTCGCTGCTGTCGTTCATGAAGCTGCTGATCCGCCGCTACCGGGAGTCGCCGGAGCTGGGCTGGGGCACCTTCGAGGTGCTCGGGCAGCCGCACCCGCAGGTGCTCGCCCACCTCACCAGCTGGGACGACGGCGCGCTGGTGGCCCTGCACAACCTGGGCTCCGAGCCGCGCACCGTGCCGCTGGTGCTGCCCGGCTGCGGCGCCACGCACCGGCTGGAGGACCTGCTGCAGACCGGCAGCACGGCGCTGGCCGACGACGGCTCGGTCGAGCTGGCGCTGGAGGGCTACGGGTACCGCTGGCTGCGGGTGGTCGCCGAGGACAGTCGCCGGCTGGTCTGA
- a CDS encoding TIGR03885 family FMN-dependent LLM class oxidoreductase: MTVIGFHNSHEQVHPSDLLRAVQHAEQVGFTAAMCSDHLEPWNERQGHSGFAWSWLGAALATTGLPFGAVNAPGQRYHPVIVAQAIATLGSMFPGRFWVALGSGEAMNEHVTGHVWPNKELRDARLRECVDVIRALLAGEEVSHEGLVTVDRARIWTLPEQQPALIAPAVTARTAARHAEWADGLVTINQPHDTLREVIDAYRGAGGRGTLTIQVHVSWDPDPDRALALAHDQWRSNVFPPPLCWDLDTTRAFDQASTHVRPEDMHDAVRISSDLAQHAAWIQEYVDLGFDQVYLHHVPKDQIPFLDAFGEHVLPQLDVTSPAPAVAIDPPGPAEPLRPEQTPQPAVLP; the protein is encoded by the coding sequence ATGACCGTGATCGGCTTCCACAACTCCCACGAGCAGGTCCACCCCAGCGACCTGCTGCGGGCCGTCCAGCACGCCGAGCAGGTGGGCTTCACCGCGGCCATGTGCTCGGACCACCTCGAGCCGTGGAACGAGCGGCAGGGGCACTCGGGCTTCGCCTGGTCCTGGCTCGGCGCCGCGCTGGCCACCACCGGGCTGCCGTTCGGCGCGGTGAACGCCCCCGGTCAGCGGTACCACCCGGTGATCGTCGCCCAGGCCATCGCCACCCTCGGCTCGATGTTCCCCGGCCGGTTCTGGGTCGCGCTGGGCTCCGGCGAGGCGATGAACGAGCACGTCACCGGGCACGTCTGGCCGAACAAGGAGCTGCGCGACGCCCGGCTGCGCGAGTGCGTCGACGTCATCCGCGCGCTGCTGGCCGGTGAGGAGGTGAGCCACGAGGGGCTGGTCACCGTCGACCGCGCCCGGATCTGGACGCTGCCCGAGCAGCAGCCCGCGCTGATCGCCCCGGCCGTGACGGCGAGGACCGCGGCCCGGCACGCCGAGTGGGCCGACGGCCTGGTCACCATCAACCAGCCGCACGACACCCTGCGCGAGGTCATCGACGCCTACCGCGGCGCCGGCGGGCGGGGCACGCTGACGATCCAGGTGCACGTCTCCTGGGACCCCGACCCGGACCGGGCGCTCGCCCTGGCCCACGACCAGTGGCGCAGCAACGTCTTCCCGCCGCCGCTGTGCTGGGACCTGGACACCACCCGCGCCTTCGACCAGGCCAGCACGCACGTCCGGCCCGAGGACATGCACGACGCGGTGCGCATCTCCAGCGACCTGGCCCAGCACGCCGCCTGGATCCAGGAGTACGTCGACCTCGGCTTCGACCAGGTCTACCTGCACCACGTGCCCAAGGACCAGATCCCGTTCCTGGACGCCTTCGGCGAGCACGTGCTGCCGCAGCTCGACGTCACCTCACCGGCTCCCGCGGTCGCCATCGACCCGCCGGGCCCGGCCGAGCCGCTGCGCCCCGAGCAGACGCCGCAGCCCGCCGTCCTGCCCTGA
- a CDS encoding nuclear transport factor 2 family protein: MSSFDDLARRYIAAWNETDPEARRTAVAALYAEDARYVDPLVDAEGREAIAATIGAVQEQFPGFVFRLAGPVDAHHDQARFHWELGPADAAEAPVVGFDVAVRDDAGRLRSVYGFLDRVPG; encoded by the coding sequence ATGAGCAGCTTCGACGACCTGGCCCGGCGCTACATCGCCGCCTGGAACGAGACCGACCCGGAGGCCCGCCGGACGGCGGTGGCCGCGCTCTACGCCGAGGACGCCCGCTACGTCGACCCGCTGGTCGACGCCGAGGGCCGGGAGGCGATCGCGGCCACCATCGGCGCGGTGCAGGAGCAGTTCCCCGGCTTCGTGTTCCGGCTGGCCGGGCCGGTCGACGCCCACCACGACCAGGCGCGGTTCCACTGGGAGCTCGGGCCGGCCGACGCCGCCGAGGCCCCCGTGGTCGGGTTCGACGTCGCGGTGCGGGACGACGCGGGGCGGCTGCGCAGCGTGTACGGCTTCCTGGACCGGGTGCCGGGCTGA